In a single window of the Thermodesulfobacteriota bacterium genome:
- the ileS gene encoding isoleucine--tRNA ligase produces the protein MDYKDSLNLPKTEFQMKASLPKTEPEAIRRWDGEGLYRKIMEAGKGREKYTLHDGPPYANGRIHMGHTLNKILKDIVVKSRFMSGFSTDYVPGWDCHGLPIELQVEKDLGKKKEERGKNLSKPEIRKQCREYAGKYVEIQREEFKRLGIFGQWDEPYLTMDFSYQAAIMRELGKVHAAGLVYPGKKPVHWCASCRTALAEAEVEYADKESPSVFVKFRVKDSKGKFPGDRDTYLLIWTTTPWTLPANLAVAVHPEINYKSVKVGEEVWVLAEELVGPCMEKFGIEKYEPLDSIAGSELEGIVCTHPFIDRESKVLTAGFVTTEAGTGCVHIAPGHGQDDYQLGLRHGLDTYAPVDNYGKFTKEFPEFEGQFVFKANSGINALMQEKGVLIKEEKISHSYPHCWRCKKPIIFRATEQWFVSMEEKDLRKRTLEAIDKVEWIPSWGRDRIYGMIEKRPDWCLSRQRAWGVPIPALNCKGCDNTFLDKKVIDHMAEAFEKEGADIWFERGVGELVPSGVKCPECGGTEFHKEEDILDVWFDSGVSFAAVTEKRENLKSPADLYLEGSDQHRGWFHSSLLASMATRNRPPYGAVLTHGFVVDGKGRKMSKSLGNVMAPQKVIDRYGAEVLRLWVAGEDYREDIRISEETLKRLSEAYRRIRNTFRYILGNLYDFDPEKDSVAYDELGELDRLTLHRLEVLSRRVLKAYDEFEFHTIYHAVHNFCSVDLSSFYLDIIKDRLYTSKADSKERRAAQTIIYNVLDRLLRLTAPLLVFTTDEAWGFIPGKREESVHLSGFSEPREEWLDDGLAEKWEKLLRVKDELSRALEEARKAKVIGHSLDAKVTVVPTPELKELLTEEAGTLKEMLIVSQLELSDAPPEGGEGASEFPEIQGLKASIGKADGEKCERCWNYSPTVGESSEHPAVCERCLKALT, from the coding sequence ATGGACTACAAAGACAGCTTGAACCTGCCGAAGACCGAGTTCCAGATGAAGGCCTCTCTGCCGAAGACCGAGCCCGAGGCCATAAGGCGCTGGGACGGCGAGGGGCTCTACAGGAAGATCATGGAGGCCGGAAAGGGGAGGGAAAAGTACACCCTCCACGACGGCCCGCCCTACGCCAACGGCAGGATACACATGGGCCACACGCTCAACAAGATACTCAAGGATATCGTCGTGAAGAGCAGGTTCATGTCGGGTTTTTCCACGGACTACGTGCCCGGATGGGACTGCCACGGCCTGCCCATAGAGCTGCAGGTGGAAAAGGATCTCGGGAAGAAGAAGGAGGAGAGAGGGAAAAACCTGTCCAAGCCCGAGATAAGGAAGCAATGCAGGGAGTACGCCGGGAAGTACGTGGAGATCCAGCGCGAGGAGTTCAAGAGGCTCGGTATCTTCGGCCAGTGGGACGAGCCTTATCTGACGATGGACTTTTCCTACCAGGCCGCTATCATGAGGGAACTGGGAAAGGTCCACGCCGCGGGGCTCGTCTACCCCGGCAAGAAACCGGTCCACTGGTGCGCCTCATGCCGTACCGCGCTCGCCGAGGCAGAGGTCGAGTACGCGGACAAGGAGTCTCCGTCGGTCTTCGTCAAGTTCCGGGTAAAGGACTCCAAAGGGAAGTTTCCGGGTGACAGGGATACATACCTCCTCATATGGACGACGACGCCCTGGACCCTACCGGCGAACCTCGCAGTAGCGGTCCATCCGGAGATAAACTATAAGTCCGTAAAGGTCGGCGAAGAGGTCTGGGTCCTTGCCGAAGAGCTCGTGGGGCCGTGTATGGAGAAGTTCGGCATAGAAAAATACGAGCCCCTTGATAGTATCGCCGGAAGCGAGCTCGAAGGCATAGTCTGCACCCATCCCTTCATAGACCGGGAGTCGAAAGTCCTGACGGCCGGGTTCGTAACCACCGAGGCGGGCACGGGCTGCGTGCACATAGCGCCGGGCCACGGGCAGGACGACTACCAGCTGGGCTTGAGGCACGGCCTCGATACCTACGCCCCGGTCGATAACTACGGTAAGTTCACAAAGGAGTTTCCGGAGTTTGAGGGCCAGTTCGTCTTCAAGGCCAACAGCGGGATAAACGCGCTCATGCAGGAAAAGGGCGTGCTCATAAAAGAGGAGAAAATCTCGCACTCATACCCGCACTGCTGGAGGTGCAAGAAACCGATTATCTTCCGCGCCACGGAGCAGTGGTTCGTTTCAATGGAGGAGAAAGATTTGAGGAAGCGGACACTCGAGGCCATAGATAAAGTAGAGTGGATACCGTCCTGGGGCAGGGACCGGATATACGGGATGATAGAGAAAAGGCCCGACTGGTGCCTGTCGCGCCAGAGGGCGTGGGGCGTGCCCATACCCGCGCTTAACTGCAAGGGCTGCGACAATACGTTCCTCGACAAGAAGGTGATAGACCACATGGCCGAAGCCTTCGAAAAGGAGGGCGCGGACATATGGTTCGAGAGGGGGGTAGGTGAGCTAGTCCCTTCCGGCGTTAAGTGCCCGGAATGCGGGGGGACGGAGTTCCATAAGGAAGAGGACATACTCGACGTATGGTTCGACTCGGGGGTGAGCTTCGCCGCCGTAACGGAGAAGAGGGAAAATCTGAAAAGCCCGGCCGACCTCTACCTCGAGGGGAGCGACCAGCACAGGGGCTGGTTCCACTCTTCTCTGCTCGCTTCGATGGCCACGAGGAACAGGCCGCCTTACGGCGCGGTCCTCACACACGGCTTCGTCGTGGACGGCAAGGGCAGGAAGATGAGCAAGTCGCTCGGTAACGTCATGGCCCCGCAGAAGGTGATAGACAGGTACGGGGCCGAGGTGCTGAGGCTCTGGGTCGCCGGAGAAGACTACCGCGAGGACATACGCATCTCCGAGGAGACGTTAAAGAGGCTCTCCGAGGCCTACAGGAGGATAAGGAACACGTTCCGCTACATACTCGGGAACCTCTACGACTTCGACCCGGAAAAGGATTCCGTCGCTTACGACGAGCTCGGCGAACTCGACCGCCTCACCCTCCACAGGCTCGAGGTGCTATCGAGGCGGGTCTTGAAGGCGTACGACGAGTTCGAGTTCCACACGATATACCACGCGGTCCATAACTTCTGCTCGGTGGACCTTAGCTCCTTCTACCTCGACATAATAAAGGACAGGCTCTATACGTCGAAGGCGGATTCAAAGGAGAGGCGCGCGGCACAGACCATCATATATAACGTGCTCGACCGGCTTCTTCGTCTTACCGCCCCTTTGCTGGTCTTTACCACGGACGAGGCCTGGGGTTTTATCCCGGGAAAGAGGGAGGAGAGCGTGCACCTCTCAGGGTTTTCCGAGCCGAGGGAAGAGTGGCTCGACGACGGGCTCGCGGAGAAGTGGGAAAAACTCTTAAGGGTAAAGGACGAGCTGTCGAGGGCGCTTGAGGAGGCCCGGAAAGCGAAGGTAATAGGGCACTCTCTGGACGCGAAGGTCACGGTCGTTCCGACCCCGGAGCTCAAAGAGCTACTCACCGAAGAGGCCGGGACGTTGAAGGAGATGCTTATAGTTTCCCAGCTCGAACTCTCGGACGCTCCGCCGGAAGGGGGAGAAGGGGCGTCCGAGTTCCCGGAGATACAGGGCCTCAAAGCCTCGATAGGCAAGGCCGACGGTGAGAAGTGCGAGAGGTGCTGGAACTACAGCCCCACCGTCGGGGAGAGCTCCGAACACCCCGCCGTCTGCGAGAGATGCCTGAAGGCCCTGACATAA
- the lspA gene encoding signal peptidase II produces MPEGPDIRRIRLIALTVGTVAVLDQLTKLIVAHYLFPGETVEVIPGLFNLVYWKNPGAAFGIFKDGGLLRTLFLIGVSVAALVLIGILLRQSTDTFTDLSLSLIAGGAVGNTIDRVLLGEVVDFLDFHAGGWHWPAFNVADSAITVGVTLALISFYFKGAGKADGPDNTDTGG; encoded by the coding sequence ATGCCTGAAGGCCCTGACATAAGAAGGATAAGGCTCATAGCGCTTACCGTCGGTACCGTCGCGGTACTGGACCAGCTTACCAAGTTAATCGTGGCCCACTACCTTTTTCCCGGCGAGACGGTGGAGGTCATACCCGGTCTCTTCAACCTCGTCTACTGGAAGAACCCCGGCGCGGCCTTCGGGATATTCAAGGACGGAGGGCTTTTGAGGACGCTCTTCCTTATCGGGGTTTCGGTCGCGGCCCTCGTCCTGATAGGCATACTCTTAAGGCAGTCCACGGACACCTTTACCGACCTCTCCCTTTCTCTTATAGCGGGCGGCGCGGTGGGGAACACCATAGACAGGGTACTGCTCGGGGAGGTGGTGGACTTCCTGGACTTCCACGCGGGCGGGTGGCACTGGCCGGCCTTCAACGTGGCCGACTCTGCCATAACGGTGGGGGTAACTCTGGCGCTGATAAGCTTTTACTTTAAGGGGGCGGGGAAAGCCGATGGCCCCGATAACACTGATACGGGTGGATGA
- a CDS encoding PilZ domain-containing protein, giving the protein MITNKPKNILLADDSIFFKIKLSTILMAAGHKVRLAGDGKEVIKDLQEGKEETDLLILDLHMPELDGFKVMEWMGENGYIGKVPLLTITGVYEPVAVIERLRSLGSEGLLIKGFTPEQVVYTINEVLYKDDTHGRKKYRVPVAAPVVLTVGDATHNGFLLNISATGIFLHTTKELPPNAAVGLKFALPGTERTFSLDATVKWSTPSDATNNLFVGAGVSFVSISAEDQQTIQDFVEEELKRLPVYY; this is encoded by the coding sequence ATGATTACGAACAAGCCTAAAAATATCCTGCTCGCCGACGACTCTATCTTCTTCAAGATAAAGCTCAGCACTATACTCATGGCAGCCGGGCACAAGGTAAGGCTCGCGGGCGACGGGAAAGAAGTTATAAAGGACCTGCAGGAAGGCAAGGAAGAGACGGACCTCCTCATCCTCGACCTCCACATGCCCGAGCTCGACGGCTTCAAGGTCATGGAGTGGATGGGGGAGAACGGCTACATCGGCAAGGTCCCGCTGCTCACGATAACCGGGGTCTACGAGCCGGTCGCCGTCATCGAACGCCTCCGGTCCCTCGGCTCGGAGGGGCTTCTAATAAAGGGCTTTACCCCGGAGCAGGTGGTCTACACGATAAACGAGGTGCTCTACAAGGACGACACCCACGGAAGGAAGAAGTACAGGGTGCCGGTGGCGGCCCCGGTGGTCCTGACCGTAGGCGACGCCACCCATAACGGGTTCCTGCTCAACATAAGCGCTACGGGCATCTTCCTTCACACGACCAAGGAGCTCCCTCCGAATGCGGCGGTGGGCCTCAAGTTCGCACTCCCCGGCACGGAGAGGACATTCAGCCTCGATGCGACCGTCAAGTGGTCGACCCCGTCGGACGCCACGAACAATCTCTTCGTCGGGGCCGGCGTATCGTTCGTATCCATCTCCGCCGAGGACCAGCAGACCATCCAGGACTTCGTGGAGGAAGAGCTTAAAAGACTGCCCGTATACTACTAG
- a CDS encoding TIGR02266 family protein: MVTQSAKNILLVDDSVFFRTKVADILAEGGHNVESANDGQEAVEKIQASPGGVDLLILDLQMPELDGFGVLEWIKKNNLYGSFPVMVITGAYDPGEVKERLARLGVRKVWTKDFSPEKIVFQVNTLLFPEKSHSSKRSAPRVPVSMQVDYSVKDAILKSFLLNISPGGLFLHTKKELKPGTVVQHAFSLPDSDRTIEAEGMVRWSSRGRTARSLFSGAGIMFTFIDTDDRKAIEKFVEAEAKNLAGY, translated from the coding sequence ATGGTAACGCAGAGTGCAAAAAATATTCTCCTCGTAGACGACTCCGTATTCTTCCGTACGAAAGTTGCGGACATACTGGCCGAGGGGGGACACAACGTCGAGTCCGCCAATGACGGGCAGGAGGCCGTGGAAAAGATACAGGCCTCCCCCGGCGGCGTGGACCTCCTTATACTCGACCTCCAGATGCCCGAACTCGACGGCTTCGGGGTGCTCGAGTGGATCAAGAAAAACAACCTCTACGGCAGCTTCCCGGTTATGGTGATAACGGGCGCATACGACCCGGGGGAGGTAAAGGAGCGCCTCGCGCGGCTCGGGGTAAGGAAGGTCTGGACAAAGGACTTTTCCCCCGAGAAGATCGTCTTTCAGGTAAACACCCTCCTATTCCCCGAAAAAAGCCACTCCTCGAAGAGGTCCGCTCCGAGGGTCCCGGTATCCATGCAGGTCGACTATTCCGTGAAGGACGCCATCCTCAAGAGCTTCCTCCTCAACATAAGCCCCGGAGGGCTGTTCCTGCACACGAAAAAAGAGCTCAAGCCGGGAACGGTCGTGCAGCACGCGTTTTCGCTTCCCGACTCCGACAGGACTATCGAGGCCGAGGGCATGGTAAGGTGGTCCTCCCGGGGGAGGACCGCCAGGAGCCTTTTCTCCGGCGCGGGCATTATGTTCACCTTCATAGACACCGACGACCGGAAGGCGATAGAAAAATTCGTCGAGGCCGAGGCTAAAAATTTAGCCGGGTATTAG
- the topA gene encoding type I DNA topoisomerase, whose amino-acid sequence MAKSLVIVESPAKARTLNKFLGKNFTVMASVGHVKDLPKSELGVDIENDFRPNYVKIKGKGKTLADLKKAGKKADKVYLAPDPDREGEAIAWHIAEEINGKKGSIFRVLFNEITEKAVKEAIENPTELDRNKFEAQQARRILDRLVGYQVSPILWDKIRRGLSAGRVQSVAVRLICEREEEIKAFKPREYWSIIADFEKFEAKLAKRDNKKIDVKNEDEAQSILKELKGAGFEITAITRKERKKNPLPPFITSKLQQEAARKLSYSAKKTMMLAQRLYEGIEMGDEGPVGLITYMRTDSPRVSNEALASVRGFIEKKYGADYLPAKPNFYKSRKGAQEAHEAIRPTYLKYTPEVVKPLLQRDQWRLYQLIWNRFVASQMRPALLDQTAVGITAGRYLFQANGSVVKFPGFTAVYEEGRDDETEEGEKKLPVLGEGQALKPKEITPGQHFTQPPPKFSEATLVKQLEENGIGRPSTYASILSTIQDREYVVKEKNRLSPTELGFLVTNMLVEGFPKILDVEFTAHLEEELDSIEEGKTAWLDLMKEFYGPFKESLDKAKTSIKGVKGEEVPTDITCDKCGKLMVIKWGRRGKFLACPGYPECKNTKDFKADESGKVEVVERVEEIRGDCSKCGGAMVVKTGRYGRFLACSNYPDCKSTQPLSTGVPCPEEGCGGTLNEKQSKRGRLFYGCSNYPKCKYATWENPEKAKTD is encoded by the coding sequence ATGGCAAAATCACTGGTCATAGTCGAGTCGCCGGCAAAGGCAAGGACGCTCAATAAGTTCCTCGGAAAGAACTTTACCGTAATGGCGTCGGTCGGACACGTAAAGGACCTGCCCAAGAGCGAGCTCGGCGTGGACATAGAGAACGACTTCCGGCCCAACTACGTCAAGATAAAGGGCAAGGGCAAGACCCTGGCCGACCTCAAGAAGGCCGGCAAGAAGGCGGACAAGGTCTACCTCGCGCCGGACCCCGACAGGGAGGGGGAGGCCATAGCCTGGCACATAGCCGAAGAGATTAACGGGAAGAAAGGGAGTATCTTCCGGGTCCTCTTTAACGAGATTACCGAAAAGGCCGTGAAGGAGGCCATAGAGAACCCGACGGAGTTGGACAGGAACAAGTTCGAGGCGCAGCAGGCCAGGCGTATCCTCGACCGGCTCGTCGGCTATCAGGTGAGCCCCATACTGTGGGACAAGATACGTCGCGGGCTGAGCGCCGGCAGGGTCCAGTCCGTGGCCGTAAGGCTTATCTGCGAGAGGGAGGAAGAGATAAAGGCGTTCAAACCCAGGGAGTACTGGTCCATAATCGCCGACTTCGAAAAGTTCGAGGCAAAGCTCGCAAAGAGGGACAATAAAAAAATAGATGTAAAGAACGAGGACGAGGCCCAATCGATTCTGAAGGAGCTCAAGGGGGCGGGGTTCGAGATAACCGCCATCACCAGGAAGGAGAGGAAGAAGAACCCTCTCCCGCCGTTCATAACGAGCAAGCTCCAGCAGGAGGCGGCAAGGAAGCTCTCCTATTCGGCGAAAAAGACCATGATGCTGGCCCAGCGGCTCTACGAGGGGATAGAGATGGGGGATGAGGGGCCGGTGGGGCTTATAACCTACATGCGTACCGACTCGCCCAGGGTATCGAACGAAGCCCTCGCCTCGGTAAGGGGTTTCATAGAGAAGAAGTACGGGGCCGACTACCTCCCCGCCAAGCCCAACTTCTACAAGAGCAGGAAGGGCGCCCAGGAGGCCCACGAGGCCATAAGGCCCACATACTTGAAGTACACTCCGGAGGTCGTAAAGCCCCTCCTTCAGAGGGACCAGTGGAGGCTCTACCAGCTCATATGGAACCGGTTCGTCGCCTCGCAGATGCGGCCGGCCCTGCTCGACCAGACGGCCGTGGGCATAACCGCCGGGCGCTACCTCTTCCAGGCGAACGGCTCGGTCGTAAAGTTCCCGGGCTTCACGGCGGTCTACGAGGAAGGCAGGGACGACGAGACCGAAGAAGGGGAGAAGAAGTTGCCCGTCCTTGGCGAAGGGCAGGCGCTGAAGCCAAAGGAGATCACTCCCGGACAGCACTTCACCCAGCCGCCGCCGAAGTTCAGCGAGGCCACGCTGGTAAAGCAGCTCGAGGAGAACGGTATAGGCAGGCCCTCCACATACGCCTCCATCCTCTCGACCATCCAGGACCGGGAATACGTGGTAAAGGAAAAAAACCGGCTCTCCCCGACCGAACTCGGCTTTCTCGTCACCAACATGCTGGTGGAGGGCTTTCCCAAGATCCTCGACGTGGAGTTTACCGCGCACCTCGAAGAGGAGCTCGACAGTATCGAGGAGGGCAAGACGGCCTGGCTCGACCTTATGAAAGAGTTCTACGGCCCGTTCAAAGAGAGCCTCGATAAGGCCAAGACCTCCATCAAGGGCGTGAAGGGAGAAGAGGTCCCCACCGATATCACCTGCGATAAGTGCGGTAAACTGATGGTCATAAAGTGGGGGAGGAGAGGGAAGTTCCTGGCCTGTCCCGGATACCCGGAGTGCAAGAACACAAAGGATTTCAAGGCCGACGAATCCGGGAAGGTAGAAGTCGTTGAGCGGGTCGAGGAGATCCGCGGAGACTGCTCGAAGTGCGGGGGGGCCATGGTCGTAAAGACCGGCCGTTACGGCCGCTTCCTCGCCTGCTCTAACTACCCCGACTGCAAGAGCACCCAGCCCCTCTCAACCGGGGTCCCCTGCCCCGAGGAAGGCTGCGGCGGGACGCTCAATGAGAAGCAATCCAAGAGGGGACGGCTCTTTTACGGCTGCTCCAACTACCCCAAATGTAAGTACGCCACCTGGGAAAACCCCGAAAAGGCCAAAACCGACTGA
- the dprA gene encoding DNA-processing protein DprA, producing the protein MDRERLKYWLALGRGMGRVRGVERTALKEAVEEAKDAKDIFSGKGGRGGRGNNPAVNIARRLKRSDWEWVERELDLIEEHGVTLLTIKDGEYPEPLRHIHNPPLFLYLKGTPYDRELPVVAVVGTRRATHYGLRMAAAVSRDLARAGVVVISGMARGCDSAAHRGALDGGGGGGKTAAVLGTGIDRVYPGENEGLYNEIAAKGLLISEFPFGTPPLAQNFPRRNRIISGLALGVLVVEAPARSGAMMTARLALDEGREVFSLPGKATSEKSAGANKLIKDGASLVENADDILNALSLAVPERKPERPAAPAADALGPEGSAIMALLGDEPLHIDRIAERAGMPVQKASATLLEMELKGFVEQQPGKLFFKKF; encoded by the coding sequence GTGGACAGGGAGAGGCTTAAATACTGGCTCGCCCTGGGCAGGGGGATGGGGAGAGTCAGGGGTGTGGAGAGGACGGCCCTGAAAGAGGCCGTCGAAGAAGCAAAAGACGCAAAAGATATCTTTAGCGGCAAGGGGGGCAGGGGGGGCAGGGGAAACAACCCTGCCGTTAATATTGCGCGCAGGTTAAAGAGGTCCGACTGGGAATGGGTCGAGAGGGAGTTGGACCTTATAGAAGAGCACGGCGTAACGCTCTTAACGATAAAAGACGGAGAGTATCCGGAACCGCTCCGTCACATTCACAACCCGCCCCTTTTTCTTTACCTGAAGGGCACCCCTTACGATAGGGAGCTTCCCGTCGTCGCGGTAGTCGGCACACGGCGCGCGACTCACTACGGGCTCAGGATGGCCGCGGCCGTCTCAAGGGACCTGGCCCGGGCGGGTGTGGTCGTCATAAGCGGCATGGCGAGGGGTTGCGATTCGGCGGCACACAGGGGGGCGCTCGACGGGGGGGGTGGGGGGGGTAAGACCGCGGCGGTGCTCGGCACGGGCATAGACCGCGTCTACCCCGGGGAGAACGAGGGTCTTTACAATGAGATCGCGGCAAAGGGGCTGCTCATAAGCGAGTTCCCCTTTGGAACGCCGCCGCTGGCGCAGAACTTCCCCCGGAGGAACAGGATAATAAGCGGCCTCGCTCTGGGGGTCCTGGTGGTGGAGGCGCCGGCCAGAAGCGGGGCCATGATGACCGCCCGGCTCGCGCTTGACGAGGGAAGGGAGGTCTTCTCGCTTCCGGGCAAGGCCACAAGCGAGAAGAGCGCGGGCGCGAACAAGCTCATAAAGGACGGGGCCTCGCTCGTGGAGAACGCGGACGATATCTTAAACGCCCTATCGCTTGCCGTGCCGGAACGAAAGCCCGAGCGTCCCGCCGCCCCCGCCGCCGACGCCCTCGGCCCCGAGGGCAGTGCGATTATGGCGCTCCTGGGCGACGAGCCGCTGCACATAGACCGTATAGCGGAGAGGGCCGGAATGCCGGTCCAAAAAGCCTCGGCAACGCTCCTGGAGATGGAGCTAAAGGGGTTCGTGGAGCAGCAACCCGGGAAACTGTTTTTTAAAAAATTCTAA
- a CDS encoding LysM peptidoglycan-binding domain-containing protein translates to MMQKLFAFLCAAVVTLAPVVTAAEEVKEGEAVYHTIKKGDTLWDISEKFFNDPFRWPHLWKRNPYIKNPHLIYPGNIVRITPDGIEVLTPDDIAGLPVKPLLPETKLVPPTPPSQPEPEAVEEPSIPTPPDVKKISSQSIKRSGFVSKEELGDSGAIAAGKDDEKLLMVAGDELFLSFEDPDQIFEGKRFTIFSVGKEVFHPETKRFMGNIVENVGNLTITKADEAIEGRIDSVYKEILVGMKILPFKELVNEVKLVDTAGDIDSIIVAGIEGRNELSENDVMYVDKGAEDGLQVGNVLGVYRERKAAKDPLDRKKLIPLPPKRLGSALVIDTGDNTSTCLVLDSTISIVVGDYISTSGPSE, encoded by the coding sequence ATGATGCAAAAACTTTTCGCTTTTCTATGCGCGGCTGTTGTGACACTGGCCCCGGTCGTCACCGCGGCGGAAGAGGTCAAAGAGGGGGAGGCTGTTTATCACACGATAAAAAAGGGTGACACCCTCTGGGACATCTCCGAAAAGTTCTTTAACGACCCCTTCAGATGGCCGCACCTCTGGAAGCGCAATCCATACATAAAGAACCCCCACCTGATATACCCCGGCAATATCGTAAGGATAACGCCCGACGGCATTGAAGTGCTGACACCGGACGATATCGCGGGCCTCCCGGTGAAGCCGCTCTTGCCCGAGACAAAGCTGGTGCCGCCCACTCCGCCTTCACAGCCGGAGCCCGAGGCCGTCGAGGAGCCCTCTATCCCGACCCCTCCGGACGTAAAGAAAATAAGCTCCCAATCTATAAAGAGGAGCGGCTTTGTCTCGAAGGAAGAGCTTGGTGATAGCGGCGCCATAGCCGCCGGCAAGGACGACGAAAAGTTGCTTATGGTCGCAGGCGACGAGCTCTTCCTTTCGTTTGAGGACCCGGACCAGATCTTTGAGGGGAAGCGGTTCACTATATTCTCCGTGGGCAAAGAGGTGTTCCACCCGGAAACGAAACGCTTTATGGGCAACATCGTGGAGAATGTCGGAAACCTTACGATAACGAAGGCCGACGAGGCCATAGAGGGCAGGATAGATAGCGTCTATAAGGAGATACTGGTGGGGATGAAAATCCTGCCCTTCAAAGAACTCGTTAATGAGGTGAAGCTGGTCGATACGGCCGGTGATATCGATAGTATTATAGTAGCCGGCATAGAGGGAAGGAACGAGCTCTCCGAAAACGACGTCATGTACGTGGACAAGGGCGCCGAGGACGGGCTCCAGGTGGGTAACGTCCTCGGGGTATACCGGGAGAGGAAGGCGGCTAAAGACCCCCTGGACAGGAAAAAGCTGATCCCCCTGCCCCCGAAAAGGCTCGGCTCCGCGCTCGTGATAGACACCGGGGACAACACCTCGACCTGTTTGGTGTTGGACAGCACAATCTCCATAGTCGTGGGCGATTACATAAGCACCTCCGGGCCCTCGGAGTGA
- the ybgF gene encoding tol-pal system protein YbgF, producing MAKKPTPVVELRDSVDKINDRLDELNNKFLLLQEKVEANREAVGGSAGESGAEGFSTAPPKGLKVVKLTEKKPAAEEREVTGGGKGPSPEQLYSRGQDLFIAGKYERARKVFSRLVEEFPIHNLADNALYWSGEAYYSEGDYEKALAKFNEVAERYPGENKAPDALLKVAFSHIELHEAGKASSVLKRIIKLYPESGAADKAGEKLEEISPLN from the coding sequence GTGGCGAAAAAACCGACGCCCGTGGTGGAGCTCCGTGACTCCGTCGATAAAATAAACGACAGGCTCGACGAGCTTAATAACAAGTTCCTCCTGCTTCAGGAAAAGGTTGAAGCCAACAGGGAGGCCGTCGGGGGGTCGGCCGGAGAGTCCGGGGCCGAGGGGTTCTCGACCGCACCGCCGAAAGGGCTCAAGGTAGTAAAGCTTACCGAAAAGAAACCGGCGGCCGAGGAGCGTGAGGTGACGGGCGGAGGTAAGGGCCCGAGCCCGGAACAGCTCTACAGCAGGGGGCAGGACCTCTTTATCGCCGGCAAGTACGAAAGGGCGAGGAAGGTGTTCTCGCGGCTTGTTGAAGAGTTCCCGATCCACAACCTCGCGGACAACGCCCTTTACTGGTCCGGAGAGGCATATTACTCCGAGGGAGATTACGAAAAGGCCCTGGCGAAGTTCAACGAAGTGGCGGAGAGATACCCCGGGGAGAACAAGGCCCCGGACGCCTTGCTGAAGGTCGCTTTCTCCCATATCGAACTCCACGAGGCCGGGAAGGCGAGCTCCGTGCTTAAAAGAATTATCAAGCTCTACCCCGAATCCGGGGCGGCTGACAAGGCAGGGGAGAAACTCGAAGAGATCTCACCCTTAAACTGA
- the yihA gene encoding ribosome biogenesis GTP-binding protein YihA/YsxC, translated as MKIRSAEFTTSAVRSSQYPADGLPEIALVGKSNVGKSSLINTLVGRKGLAKTSSTPGKTRTINFYRINGSFYLVDLPGYGYAKVPLRERKGWKQTIEQYFTESSGLRGAVVILDSRRDPGKPEFELYRWIEELEIPLLTVLTKSDKFSKNKLSNRIIAIKKSLGFDGLLTFSATGGEGKTELLKAMDKMLGEEIPLDKKSKRGLPFERNVG; from the coding sequence ATGAAGATACGTTCCGCAGAGTTCACTACGAGCGCGGTCCGGAGCTCACAGTATCCGGCCGACGGCCTGCCGGAGATAGCGCTCGTGGGAAAGAGCAACGTAGGGAAGTCGTCGCTCATAAACACGCTCGTCGGCAGAAAGGGTCTGGCAAAGACCAGCTCCACGCCGGGGAAGACGAGAACGATAAACTTCTACAGAATAAACGGCTCCTTCTACCTCGTGGACCTGCCCGGCTACGGCTACGCGAAGGTGCCGCTCAGGGAACGGAAAGGCTGGAAGCAGACAATAGAGCAGTACTTCACGGAGAGCTCAGGGCTCAGGGGCGCGGTCGTAATCCTCGACTCCAGGAGGGACCCGGGCAAACCGGAGTTCGAGCTCTACCGGTGGATCGAGGAGTTGGAAATACCGCTCCTTACCGTCCTTACCAAGAGTGATAAGTTTTCGAAAAACAAGCTCTCAAACCGCATCATTGCCATAAAGAAGTCTCTCGGTTTCGACGGCCTGCTTACGTTCTCGGCGACCGGTGGTGAGGGCAAAACAGAGCTCTTAAAAGCGATGGATAAGATGCTGGGTGAAGAAATTCCTCTTGACAAAAAAAGCAAAAGAGGATTACCCTTTGAACGGAACGTCGGTTAA